DNA from Arthrobacter sp. FW305-BF8:
AGAGCAGCAGTCCCCAGAGATCAGCAGCATCACCGCACCGAAGGGAATTCAATGACGAACAGATCCAGACGGCCCTGGGCCGTGACCGCCGCCGGCGTTACCGCGGCGGTCTTCTCCGCAGGGCTCGTGGCCGGCCCCGCGCTCGCCGCACCGGCACCGGCCAAGGCAGCCGATGAAACCGTGCCGGCGGGCGCCGTGACGGTACGGCCGGACCCGTCCTACCAGGGCGAGGCCTTCGAAGGCTGGGGCACCAGCCTGGTTTGGTTCGCCAACGCCACCGGTGACTATCCGGACGAAGTCCGCAACAAGCTCGCGGACATGGTTTTTGGCGACGACGGGCTGAACCTCAACATCGCGCGGTACAACGTCGGTGGCGGCAACGCCCCCGACGTGAAGGACTACCTCCGTGCCGGCGGCGCCGTCGAGGGCTGGTGGAAGGCGCCCGCCGGCACCACGCGGGAGGACAAGGACTGGTGGGATCCGGCGAACCCGGAGCACTGGAACCTCGACAGCGACCAGACGCAGCGCTGGTGGGTGGACCGGATCAAGAACGACGTCACGCACTGGGAGGCCTTCAGCAACTCCCCGCCGTGGTTCCAGACGGTCAGCGGCTACGTTTCGGGCGGCTTCAACTCCTCGCAGGACCAGCTGCGGACCGAAAGCGTTGACGATTTCTCGTCCTATCTGGTGGGCGTCGTCAAGCAGCTTGAAAAGGCCCACGGCATCAAGATCGACACGATCGATCCCATGAACGAACCGAACACGCCGTACTGGGGAACCAGCCTCAACGCGTCCGGACAGCCCGTCGGCGGCCGGCAGGAAGGCGCCCACATGGGCCCCGAACTGCAGCAGAAGGTGGTCCAGTCGCTGGCCAAGGCCCTGGCCAGCGCGGACACCGGCGCCGCCATCAGCGCCATGGACGAGACCAACCCCTCGACGTTCGCCAACAACTGGAACAGTTACTCCGCCGAAGCCAAGGAGAACGTCGCGCAGCTCAACGTCCACACCTACGGGACCGGGCAGCGGACGTCCGTCCGGGACATCGCCAAGGGCGAGGACAAGCCGCTCTGGATGAGCGAGACCGGCGGCTCGTGGATGGACGGGCAGAACTTCACGAGCATGCAGCCCGGCCTTGGCCTGGCCCAGCACATGGTCAATGACCTCCGCGAGCTGGAGCCCGAGGCCTGGGTGTTCTGGCAGCCCGTTGAGGACTACAACAACATGAAGCCGGGCGGCGAAAGCGCCATTGGCTCCAACTGGGGCGAGATCCAGTTGCCGTTCGACTGTGCCGCCGGGGACACCCTCGAAAGCTGCCCGATCTACACGAACACCAAATACAACACCGCGCGGAACTTCACACACTTCATCAAGCCCGGGGACCGTCTGGTTACCGTGAACGACCTGAACAGCGCAGCCGCGGTCTCGGACTCCGGCGCCACCGTGGTGCACGTGAACGACAGCAAGCAGCAGCGACCCGTGGCCCTGGACCTCTCCGGATTCGGAGCCGTCCAGGGAAACGCCACCGTGACGCCGGTGACCAGCGACGCGTCCGGCGCGCTGGTGGAGGGCGAGCCGGTCGCCGTCGGAAAGGACCGCACGGCGGTCCTCACGGTGCCCGCCGAGTCCGTCACGACATTCCTGGTCAACGGTGTGCACGGCGTGGCGAAGGACGCCGCCCTCGCGCAGGCGGACCACGTCTACAGCCTCAAGGGTGTGGAAAGCGGCAAGTCCCTTACCCAGGGAACCGGCAGCGCCGCCGTCATCCGTTCCGGCGCCGGCGCGGACCAGCTGTGGAACATCCGCCGCCTCAGCGGCGAAAACAGCAGCCGTGCCCGCTACGCCATTGAAACGGCCGACGGCGGGCGGCAGCTCGCCGTCGTCGACGGAACGCCCCAGCTGGTGCCGGCGGAGGCAACGCCGGCTGAGCCCTCGCAGTGGACCATGTCCACCACCGGCGACGGCACGTACACGTTCGTCAACGCGGCAACCGGCCGGCTCCTCGAGGTGGGCGGTCATGCCACCGCCGACGGGTCGCCGGTGACGCTGTGGACCGCCAACTCCGGTGAGAACCAGCGCTGGCGGGTCATCGATGAAACTGTCCAGGGATTCCAGAACGTCACAGCTTTCACGGTACCCGGGACCACGCCGCAGCTGCCCGCCACGGTGGTCCCCGTGTACCGCGGAGGCGCCCGCGGCGAACTGCCGGTGACCTGGACGATGCCGCCGGAGACCCGGTGGAGCAAGCCCGGAACCGTCGACGTGCGCGGAACAGCGACGGACGTCCTGGGGGCGGCCCATCCGGTGACAGCCAAGGTCACCGTCGACACGCTCGTCTCGACGCTTCCGGCGAGGGCCAAGACCTACGTTGGCGGAACGCCCTCGCTGCCCGCCACCGTGACCGCGCTGACTGCCGGCGGCAGCAAGGTGGAGCGGCCGGTAATCTGGGACGCGGCTCCCGCGTTCACCGAGACCGGCGTGGCCAGTGTGGCAGGCACAGCCGACGCCGCCGACGGACGGACGCTGCCGGCCACCGTTCGCGTCCAGGTCACGGCGGGAACGGCGGACAACGTGGCCGACGACGGCGGTGCCACGTTCAGCGCCTCCTTCACCGAGCCGGGGTACGGCACGGCCGGACTGGGCAACGGCAACCTGACGGACAAGGCCTGGTCCAACTGGAAGTCGGGCACCAAGAACACCACCGACACCCTGTCCGTCTCCCTGGCCCAGCAGAAGACGGTGACCGGCGTGAAGGTCCACTTCTACCGCGACGGATCAACTGACAGCTACGCGCAGAGCCTGCAGGTTCAGACCCAGGCCGCCGACGGCACGTGGAAGAACGCCGGTGCTGCGGTGCCGGTGCCCGGTGGCAGCCCCGCCCCGGTGGTCACGGTTCCGGTGGCCAACGTGGACACCAAGGGCGTGCGCGTGGTGCTCACTGCCCGCACGAACACCCACATGACGGTGAGCGAGGTCCAGGTTCTCGCCTCGGCTCCGGGCCAGTCCTCCGACGCCGCCGCAGCCGGGATTTCCGTCAACGGCCAGCCGCTGGCCGGCTTCGACCCGGACGTCACCGCCTACCGGGCTGAGGCTCAGGGAGGGCGGCAGGAGGTCACGGCCACCGCAGCTGACCCGTACGCGACGGTCACCGTGCAGCCGGCTGACAAGCAGACGGGAACCGCCGTGGTCACCGTCAAGAGCGAAGACGGAAGCCAGACCCGGACCTACGAGGTGGTGTTCGGCCGGTAGTAGCCTGGCGTTCCTATAAGTCAGGTGGGTGCAGGGCACCGGGTGCGTCCCAACAGGGGCACCCGGTGCCTTCTGCTTTTAAGCAGGCTTAGCCGTAACGCCGGCCCGTGCCGTGAACAGGCCTATGCCGTGAACAGGTTTATGCCGTGAGGGCCGCCCCGAAGCCGGTGGGGTCCGCCAGGAACCGGGCGAATCCCAGTTCCGCCGCGCCGATCATCATCAGGTTGGAGCCGAGCGCCGCGGGGTGCACCCTGGCCTGGGCGGCCGGGCCATCCAGAGCCTGGGACAGCAGCAGGTCATCGAGCGTGGACGGCTCGAGGGCGTAGAGCACCCCCAGGAAGCCGTCGAGGATGATCACCTCCGGGTTGAAGGTGTTGACGGCGTTCCGGAGTGCGATGGCCAGGAAGCCCAGCTGCCGGGAGATCTCTTCGGCGACAGCAGGGCTGCCTGACGCGCGGAGGGCCTGCTCCAACTGGGAGGCGTCGCCGCCGGTGAGGCCCAGCAAATCAAAGAGCCGGCCCTGGGACACTTCGGTTTCCAGGCAGCCAATGGCTCCGCAGTGGCACTGTTTGCCGGAGGTGCGGACGAAGGTGTGGCCCAGTTCCCCCGCGTAGCCGGATGCCCCGCGGAGCAGCATGCCGTTGGAAATGATTCCCCCGCCGACGCCGCTGGCCCCGCCGTTGAGGTACACGAGGTTGTTCCGCCCTGCGCCGGCCCCGAAAATCAGCTCCGCCTCGGCGGCGAGCGAGGCGTCGTTGGCGGCCTGGCAAGCGTAGCCGGTGGCCTCGCCCAGCATCCGGGCCACAGGCTCGTCCCGCCAACCCAGGTGCGGCGCGTGGCGCACCGTCCCGTCGTCGGGGTTCACCAGGCCCGGCACCGCCACACCGATGCCGGTGATCCGGTAGGAGTGCTCCAGCTCCGTGCGCATCCCCTCGATCACGGCAGCGGCTATATTGACCGCCTCCCGTGCACTGGGAATCCGTTCGGTGGCGAACCGGATCTTCTTCTGGACGATGCCCCCGAGGTTGACCAGGCCAATGGTGACCGCGTCGATCTCCGGGTAGACCGCGAGCGCCGCAATCGAGGGGCTCGGACGCACCTCGGGGCTCGGCCGGCCCACCTGGGCTTCGCCGGTGGGGGCGGTTTCATAGACGAGGCCGAGCGCAACCAGCTGTCCGATCAGGGTTCCGACCGTTGACCTGTTCAGCCCGGTCGTCTTCGTCAGCTGCGCACGGCTGAGGACACGGTGATGGTGGACCAGGGACGTAATCAGCGCCAGGTTGTTCCGCCGGGAGGGGTCCAACTCGCTGGGCCGGGTGGTCGGGGCGGCCCGTTGGCGAGGGGAAGACATCATCGGAACAATATCAGCTGCCGAAAACCTTGGTGTCGAGGAAATCGTTGCGGAACTTCCCCTCCGGATCCAGGCGGTCCGCGAGGGCCTTGTAATCTGCGAAGCGGGGGTAAAGCGGCGCGAGGCGGGAGGCGTCGCCGTCGAACAGCTTGCCCCAGTGGGGCCGGGCGCCGAAGGGCGCCAGCTCCGCCTCGATCACGGGGAGCACGGCCTCGACGGCGGGCTGGTCCTGCCGCCAGGTGAGGTGCAGGCCAACGCTGTCAGTGCCGTAGTTCGGGCTCAGCCACAGGCTGTCCGCAGCCATGGTGCGGATCTCCGAGACCAGCAGCAGCGGAGTCACCAGATGGGACAGCCGGCGCATAGCCTGGATGGCGTCCACGGCGTGCTCGCGGGGGACGAGGTACTCGCTCTGCAGCTCGTCGCCCTTGCTCGGGGTGAATTCCATCCGGAAGTGGGCCAGCCTGTCCGACCATGGACCGGGCACGCCGAGTTGCTGCGTGCAGGTGGTTCCGGGCACGCCGGCGATGGGATGCCTCGGTTCTTTGGCCGGGCTGCCGCCGAAGAAGCCGGCGCGTTCGGCTATGGCCTCGGCCGGTACTGGCCGGGACTTCAGCCAGGCCTGGCCGATACGGTCCCCGCTCCAGTCGGTGAACAGGCTGACGCTGTACGCGGAGGAGGTGACGCCGTCGAAATTCTCCAGAACCTGGTCCCAGCCAAGGTCCTCGAACACCGTCTGCGAGACCGGAAACGTCGGTTCGATGTCCAGGGTCAGGCTGCTCACGACGCCCAGGGCGCCGAGGTTCACCACCATGCCGTCAAAGTCGGGTTCCCCGCGGCGCACGGTGAGGACCCCGCCGTCGGCGGTCACCAGTTCAAGGCCGGCGACGGCGGTGGCAAGGTTGCCGTTTCGGTCACCTGATCCGTGGGTGGCGGTGGCGACGGCCCCGGCCACCGAGATGTGGGGGAGGGACGCCAGGTTGTGCAGCGCGTAGCCCTGCCGCTGCAGCTCGGCGGCAAGGGTCCCATAGCGTGTGCCGCCGCTCACGGTCACCGTCATCGCGGCGGGGTCCACCTCGATGGCCGGCGCGAGGCGCTCGAGCGAGACCAGGGTGCCGGCGGTGTCGGCGATGCGGTTGAAGGAGTGCCGCGAACCGAGGGAGCGAAGCTTGGTCGCGCCGGCCACCAGGTCCTGAAGTTCCGCCACTGTGGTTGGCTCGAGCACCTCGGCGGCGGCGTACCTGAGGTTGCCCGCCCAGTTGTGCCCCGCGGTGTGCAGCTCAGTTCCTGCTTCGCTGACCATTGCCTGCCCTTCGTTTGGTGTTGCGGAGAACATAACATCAAGGGCTGCCTGACGATAGATGTTTCCGCAGATTGAGACTGCACATTTAGTTCTGGAAGAACTGTTGACAGGCTGCGAAAAACAAATATGTTTGTTTGTGGAACATATTCAGGATCTACGCTTTCCTTCTTTAGGGGCAGGTCCCTCCAAACCAAACGGGAGCACTCAATGGCGATTCAGCCCACGCGCGACGACAAGTTTTCCTTCGGCCTGTGGACCGTCGGCTGGGAGGCCCAGGACCAGTTCGGTTCTGCTACCCGCCCGCCGCTGGACACAGTGGAGGCCATCAACCGGCTCAGCGATCTGGGCGCCTACGGCATCACCTTCCACGACAACGACCTGTTCCCGTTCGGCTGCTCCGCGGCTGACCGCCAGCGGGAGATCGACCGGCTGACCGGCGCGCTGAAGGCCACCGGCATGGTGGTTCCCATGATCACCACCAACCTGTTCAGCCACCCGGTCTTCAAGGACGGCGGTTTCACCAGCAACGATCGCGGCGTGCGCCGCTTCGCCCTCCGCAAGGTCCTGGAGAACATCGACCTGGCAGCTGAGCTCGGCGCCGAGACCTTCGTGATGTGGGGCGGGCGTGAAGGCAGCGAGTACGACGCCGCAAAGGACATCCGCGGTGCCCTCGAGCGCTACCGCGAGGCCGTGAACCTGCTGGGCGACTACGTGACGGACAAGGGCTACAACATCCGCTTCGCGATCGAGCCCAAACCCAACGAACCGCGCGGCGACATCCTGCTGCCCACCCTGGGCCACGCCCTGGCGTTCATCGAGACCCTCGAGCGGCCGGAGCTTGTGGGCATCAACCCCGAAACCGGCCACGAGCAGATGGCCGGGCTGAACTTCACCCACGGCATCGCGCAGGCGCTGTACCAGGGGAAGCTCTTCCACATCGACCTCAACGGCCAGCGCAGCATCAAGTTCGACCAGGACCTGGTGTTCGGCCACGGCGACCTGCAGAACGCCTTCTCCCTGGTTGACCTGCTGGAAAACGGAGGCCCGCAGGGCGGGCCTGCCTACAACGGCCCGCGCCACTTCGACTACAAGCCCAGCCGGACCGAGGACATCAACGGCGTCTGGGATTCCGCGGCGGCCAACATGCAGACGTACCTGCTGCTCAAGGAGCGCGCCAAGGCCTTCCGTTCCGACCCCGAGGTGCAGGCTGCCCTGGAGGCGTCGCGGGTTTCCGAGATCAACGTCCCCACCCTGAACCCGGGCGAAGGCTACGAGCAGCTCCTCGCCGACCGCTCGTCCTACGAGGATTTCGACGCCGACGCCTACTTCGGCGGCAAGGGCTTCGGTTTCGTGAAGCTCCAGCAGCTTTTCATCGAGCACCTGCTCGGCGCCCGCTGATCCCATGACTGTTTTTCCCGTGAACCTCGTCGCCGGGGTGGACTCATCGACCCAAAGCTGCAAGGTGGTGGTGCTGGACGCGGATACCGGCGCGCTCGTCCGGGAGGGCCGCGCCGGCCATCCGGACGGCACGGAGGTCCACCCGGACCACTGGTGGCGGGCGTTGTCCGAAGCGTTCGACGACGCCGGGGGACTTGCCGGGGTCAGCGCGCTTTCCGTGGGGGGCCAGCAGCACGGCATGGTGCTGCTGGGCCGGGACGGCAACGTGCTGCGGCCGGCGCTGCTCTGGAACGACACCCGCTCGGCAGAGTCAGCCACGGCCCTTACCGAAGAAGTGGGCGCCGAGGACTACGCGAAGCGGACGGGCTTGGTACCGGTGGCCTCCTTCACCGTCACCAAGATCCGGTGGGTGCGCGATAACGAGCCGGACATTGCCGGCCGGGTGGCCGCCGTCGTGCTTCCGCATGACTGGCTGACCTGGCGTCTGCGGGGCTACGGCCCCGCGGACGCCAGCCCGCTCGGGCCCGATCTGGAGCAGCTCACCACGGACCGCTCCGATGTTAGCGGCACGGGTTACTGGAACCCCGCCACCGGTGAATACGACCTCGAGCTGTTCCGGCTCGCATTCGGCCGGGATGCGATCGAGGCCGGTCGCGGGGTTGGCGCCGCTGGCGGTGCCGTGATCCTGCCGCGGGTCCTGGAGCCGGGCGCTTCGCCCGGCGCCGTCCACGCCGACATTGCCGGGCAGCCGATTTTGCTTGGCGCCGGTGCCGGGGACAATGCCGCAGCGGCACTGGGCCTGGACGCCCGGGCGGGTGACGTCGTCGTATCCGTGGGCACCAGCGGGACGGTGTTCGCCGTCTCCGATGAGCCCATCGGTGACCCCAGCGGGACGGTGGCGGGCTTTGCCGACGCGAGCGGCCTGTTCCTGCCCATTGCCGTGACCCTCAACGCAGCGCGGGTGCTGACATCTATCGCCGGGTTGCTGGGTGTGGACTTCGACGAGCTGTCCCGGCTGGCCCTTGAGGCTGAACCGGGGGCCGGTGGAGTGGTGCTGGTCCCGTACTTCGAGGGGGAAAGGACACCCAACCTGCCGCACGCCACGGCCAGCTTCTCCGGGCTGACCATCGCCTCGACCACGCGCAGCAACATTGCGCGGGCCGCCGTCGAAGGGATGCTGTGCGGGCTGGCCGGAGGTCTGGACGCCCTTCGAGCTCTGGGTCATCCTGCCGAGCGCCTCCTGCTGATCGGCGGCGCAGTGCAGAACCCTGCGGTCCAGCGGATCGCCGCCCAGGTGTTCGACCTGCCCGTACTGGTTCCCAGTCCCGGCGAGTACGTGGCCCGCGGAGCTGCCGTGCAGGCGGCGTGGGCGCTGACAGGGGAGCGGCCGGACTGGAATCTAGCGCTGGACGGCAACCCTAAGCCCGACTTCCGCCCTGCCATCCTTGAGCAGTACAAGGTGGAGCAGCACAAGGTGGCAAGCGCCGGCTGAGCCTTCCTCTGTTGGTTGAGCTTGTCGAAACCTCTTCCTGCCAGCCCAACTAAGTAGCACTTCAGGGCGTTCTCAGGCCTGGGAACGCCCCGTGCTGCTACCCAGTTTCCGTTCTCGGGCGGATCCAAGAAATGTTTTTGGATCCGCCTCAATCTGGCGCCGGACCGGCACTTCAATGTCGTACCCCCTTGGCAGACTGTGTTTATGTATGTTGTTGGGGAATCAAAGCTGGCTTTCGCAGCGGTGTCGCGCGGCGGCGTCCTGCAGGCTGCCGCGTTTCCTGACGCTGATTTTCACTTCGCTGCGTTGCCCGATAATCGGTTTGCGGACGACGGGTTGCCGTATGACGATGATCCCGACGCCGTGTATCCGGCAGTGCTTCCGGAAGACCCGTTTCCCGAGGCCCTGTTTGCCGACCGTCCTTTCGACGACCTCTTTGACGACGGCGTTCTCTCGAGCGCTGCTGCACCCTGGGGCTGGTTTCTCCCGGCGGCTGACCTCACCGCCGACAACGCCGGCCTGATCGACCAAGTCCGAGCGTACGAGAACGTCAAAAGCTGGGCGGCCGGGCAACAGGCACGGCTTTCGGTGACCTTCGAGGCCCGGCTCCGCCAGGAATCCACCGGCCGGGCGCCACTGGCCGCCGAGGACCTGGGTAAAGATCGCGGCAAAGACCCGGGCCTGGGCGCGGCCGAGCAGATCGCGCTGGCCCGGGGTGAGTCCCCGAACCGCGGAGGCCGGCTGCTCGGGATGTCCAAAGCTCTGGTCGTCGAAATGCCGCACACCCTAGGCGCGCTGGACACCGGGCAGCTGAACGAAGAGCGCGCCATGTATTTCGTGAAGGAGACGGCCTGCCTGACTGTGGAAGACCGGACCGCGGTCGATGAGGAACTCGCGGCCGACACCGGAACCTTCACCGGGGTCGGGACCCGCGCCGTCATCGCCGCTGTAAAAGCCGCCGCCACCCGCAGGGACCCGCGATCGGTCACCCAACGCGCGAGCCACGCCGCCTCCGAGCGGTCCGTCAGCCTGCGCCCGGCCCCCGACTGCATGACCTATTTCACCGTGCTGCTTCCCGCCAACCAGGGAGTCGCCGTGTACACGGCCCTCACCCGGAACGCCGAAACCCTCAAAGCCGCCGGAGACCCGCGCACGCTGAACCAGATCAAAGCCGACACCCTCGTCCACTGGACCACCGGCACCCCCGGCGGAATCAGCGGGATAGAGCTCAACCTCGTCATGACCGACCGCACCCTACTGCAGGGCGACAGCGAACCAGCACGCCTGACCGGCTACGGCACCGTCCCCGCCGCCTGGGGCAGGGACCTGGTGACTAGCGAACAGGCCAAGGGAGCTGAGGAGCTGAAGGTTTGGCTCCGCCGACTCTACACCGCCCCAGAGACCGGTGACCTCGTCGCCATGGACTCGCGCAGGCGGCTCTTCCCCGCACCGCTGCGCCGCTTCATCCAAATCCGCGACGACACCTGCCGCACACCCTACTGCGACGCCCCCATCCGCCACCACGACCACATCATCCCTTGGCACAACGACGGCCGAACCAGTCTGGACAACGGCGCGGGTCTCTGTGAAGCCTGCAACCACACCAAAGAACTTCCCGGCTGGGCGGCACAGCCCAGGCCAGGGCCGCGACATACCTTCGAAATCACCACGCCCACCGGCCACACCTACCGCTCCACCGCACCGCCGCTACCGGGAGCAATCGGAACTCCCTCCAGCCTGCGCGAAAACGGCCAGCGGAGTGGCCACGGCCCGCGTCACGACGAATAAGGCGGCGGCGGAAATACCGCCGCCGCCGAATCGGGCGCAACCAGCTTCCAGCCCTACGAGCTGGCCTCCGCGACCTGGGCTGCCAGGGTAGTCAGTTCCACGGCCTCAGGACGTGCCGCTGTGCTGTGAATCTTCACAGCGGCGCCGCTCTTGGCCGAGGCGAGCACGGACTCCATCACCTCGAGGGCGTGGTAGGCAAGCAGTCCACCGGCGCGCGGCTCGGACCCCGGTGGAGTGCCGGCAAGGTCCGCGATCCCGAACCCCCTGCCGGAATCTACGTAGCCGGCCGAAACGGGTAGCGTCTGCCAGTCCTCGGCGCCCAGCGCGAACAACTGCACGTCGCCGTCGAAGTGGTTGGGGTCCGGCACGGCAAGTGAGCCGAGCTCACCGTGGATCTCGATATTGGGGCTCTTGGTTTTGACGGCGTCGAAGCTCATCACCAGCGTGGACAGTGCTCCCGAGGCGTGAACCAGCACGCCGGTGACGTGGGTGTCGGTGGTCACGGGAACGGTTTCGCCCTCACGGGGACCTGAGCCGATGGTGCGTTCTGAGCGCGTATGGCTGGCGGCGCCCATCACTGAGACGACGGGTCCCAGCAGGGTGACCAGGGCCGAAACGTAGTACGGGCCCATGTCCAGGAGCGGGCCGCCGCCGGGCTGGTAGTAGAAGTCGGGGTTGGGGTGCCAGCGTTCGTGGCCCGGAGTGACCATAGTGGCGGTGGCGGAGATGGGACGGCCGATCAGGCCGTCGTCGATTGCCTTGCGGGCTGTCTGGATTCCGGTACCCAGCACTGTGTCCGGAGCACATCCGACCAGGACGCCGGCCGCCTCGGCGGCCTCAAGCACTTCCCGTGCCTCCGCGGTTGTCGCTGCCAGCGGCTTTTCGCCGTAGACGCTCTTTCCGGCGGCGATGGCTTTGAGGGCGACGTCGGCATGGGCAGCGGGGATGGTCAGGTTCAGCACGAGTTCGACGTCGTCTGCCGCCAGGAGCTCCTCGACTGTGAGGGCGCGGACGCCCTCGTAGTCGTCGGCGACCGCCTGCGCGCGTGCAGGGTCGAGGTCTGCGACGGCCACGAGGCTGATGAGGTCCTGAAGGCGGCGGAAGCTGGCCAGGTACTGCTCAACAATTTTGCCGCAGCCGATGATTCCTACTCGTGTGTGCTCTCCTGCGTCTAGCGAGTTGCCCACAGCATGCCCCTTTCGATGATTGTGCGGACGTTGGTGTCCTGGAGAATTTCCACGCGGTGCCCGGGCGTGGCGACGAAGATACGCCCCTTGCCCCACTGGCGGGTCCAGATGGCAGGCGAGGTGACTTCACGGTTCCACGGGTCCCATTCGCGTACCTTTTGGGTGGTGGTGGCCAGGACGTCGATGTAGTCGTCGGCCAGGACCCAGTATTGTTCGGTGACGAGGTCGAAGTCGCCGATGCCTTCGGTGATGGGGTGTTGTTCCGCTGCGGGCAGCATGTTCACCGTGTAGGGAACATAGTTGTCCGCCTGCTCACCCTTGCGCTCGTCCGGGTGCTTGCCCGGGTGGCAGGCGAACTGTCCGCCGATCAGGTGCAGGTAGTCAGAGGTGTTGCGGTAGGAGTCCGCGATCCCGCCGTGCCAGCCGGCCAGGCCGGTACCGTTCTCGACGGCGGTCCGCAGGCCCTCGAACTCGTCTTTTTCAATGGTGGACATGGTCATGCACTGGACGATCAGGTCCACGCCGGCCATGTATTGGGCATCGGCATAGATTTTGGGTGATTCCTCCACCCGCACCTCGTAGCCTTGCTCTTTCAGGTATGGGATGAACAGCTCGGTGGCCTCAATGGGCTGGTGTCCGTCCCAGCCTCCGCGCACCACCAGGGCGGTCTTGTTCTCGCTTGTCATGGTTTCCTTGCAGTCTCGTCGGGTGAAGCGTTGGATTCTCTGATACAGCTCAGCGGGTGCTGAAGGCCGCGTCGAAGGCAGCGGCGGGCGGGCTGATGG
Protein-coding regions in this window:
- a CDS encoding FAD-binding protein, with product MVSEAGTELHTAGHNWAGNLRYAAAEVLEPTTVAELQDLVAGATKLRSLGSRHSFNRIADTAGTLVSLERLAPAIEVDPAAMTVTVSGGTRYGTLAAELQRQGYALHNLASLPHISVAGAVATATHGSGDRNGNLATAVAGLELVTADGGVLTVRRGEPDFDGMVVNLGALGVVSSLTLDIEPTFPVSQTVFEDLGWDQVLENFDGVTSSAYSVSLFTDWSGDRIGQAWLKSRPVPAEAIAERAGFFGGSPAKEPRHPIAGVPGTTCTQQLGVPGPWSDRLAHFRMEFTPSKGDELQSEYLVPREHAVDAIQAMRRLSHLVTPLLLVSEIRTMAADSLWLSPNYGTDSVGLHLTWRQDQPAVEAVLPVIEAELAPFGARPHWGKLFDGDASRLAPLYPRFADYKALADRLDPEGKFRNDFLDTKVFGS
- a CDS encoding xylulokinase — protein: MTVFPVNLVAGVDSSTQSCKVVVLDADTGALVREGRAGHPDGTEVHPDHWWRALSEAFDDAGGLAGVSALSVGGQQHGMVLLGRDGNVLRPALLWNDTRSAESATALTEEVGAEDYAKRTGLVPVASFTVTKIRWVRDNEPDIAGRVAAVVLPHDWLTWRLRGYGPADASPLGPDLEQLTTDRSDVSGTGYWNPATGEYDLELFRLAFGRDAIEAGRGVGAAGGAVILPRVLEPGASPGAVHADIAGQPILLGAGAGDNAAAALGLDARAGDVVVSVGTSGTVFAVSDEPIGDPSGTVAGFADASGLFLPIAVTLNAARVLTSIAGLLGVDFDELSRLALEAEPGAGGVVLVPYFEGERTPNLPHATASFSGLTIASTTRSNIARAAVEGMLCGLAGGLDALRALGHPAERLLLIGGAVQNPAVQRIAAQVFDLPVLVPSPGEYVARGAAVQAAWALTGERPDWNLALDGNPKPDFRPAILEQYKVEQHKVASAG
- a CDS encoding ROK family protein, producing MMSSPRQRAAPTTRPSELDPSRRNNLALITSLVHHHRVLSRAQLTKTTGLNRSTVGTLIGQLVALGLVYETAPTGEAQVGRPSPEVRPSPSIAALAVYPEIDAVTIGLVNLGGIVQKKIRFATERIPSAREAVNIAAAVIEGMRTELEHSYRITGIGVAVPGLVNPDDGTVRHAPHLGWRDEPVARMLGEATGYACQAANDASLAAEAELIFGAGAGRNNLVYLNGGASGVGGGIISNGMLLRGASGYAGELGHTFVRTSGKQCHCGAIGCLETEVSQGRLFDLLGLTGGDASQLEQALRASGSPAVAEEISRQLGFLAIALRNAVNTFNPEVIILDGFLGVLYALEPSTLDDLLLSQALDGPAAQARVHPAALGSNLMMIGAAELGFARFLADPTGFGAALTA
- a CDS encoding Ig-like domain-containing protein, with protein sequence MTNRSRRPWAVTAAGVTAAVFSAGLVAGPALAAPAPAKAADETVPAGAVTVRPDPSYQGEAFEGWGTSLVWFANATGDYPDEVRNKLADMVFGDDGLNLNIARYNVGGGNAPDVKDYLRAGGAVEGWWKAPAGTTREDKDWWDPANPEHWNLDSDQTQRWWVDRIKNDVTHWEAFSNSPPWFQTVSGYVSGGFNSSQDQLRTESVDDFSSYLVGVVKQLEKAHGIKIDTIDPMNEPNTPYWGTSLNASGQPVGGRQEGAHMGPELQQKVVQSLAKALASADTGAAISAMDETNPSTFANNWNSYSAEAKENVAQLNVHTYGTGQRTSVRDIAKGEDKPLWMSETGGSWMDGQNFTSMQPGLGLAQHMVNDLRELEPEAWVFWQPVEDYNNMKPGGESAIGSNWGEIQLPFDCAAGDTLESCPIYTNTKYNTARNFTHFIKPGDRLVTVNDLNSAAAVSDSGATVVHVNDSKQQRPVALDLSGFGAVQGNATVTPVTSDASGALVEGEPVAVGKDRTAVLTVPAESVTTFLVNGVHGVAKDAALAQADHVYSLKGVESGKSLTQGTGSAAVIRSGAGADQLWNIRRLSGENSSRARYAIETADGGRQLAVVDGTPQLVPAEATPAEPSQWTMSTTGDGTYTFVNAATGRLLEVGGHATADGSPVTLWTANSGENQRWRVIDETVQGFQNVTAFTVPGTTPQLPATVVPVYRGGARGELPVTWTMPPETRWSKPGTVDVRGTATDVLGAAHPVTAKVTVDTLVSTLPARAKTYVGGTPSLPATVTALTAGGSKVERPVIWDAAPAFTETGVASVAGTADAADGRTLPATVRVQVTAGTADNVADDGGATFSASFTEPGYGTAGLGNGNLTDKAWSNWKSGTKNTTDTLSVSLAQQKTVTGVKVHFYRDGSTDSYAQSLQVQTQAADGTWKNAGAAVPVPGGSPAPVVTVPVANVDTKGVRVVLTARTNTHMTVSEVQVLASAPGQSSDAAAAGISVNGQPLAGFDPDVTAYRAEAQGGRQEVTATAADPYATVTVQPADKQTGTAVVTVKSEDGSQTRTYEVVFGR
- the xylA gene encoding xylose isomerase, which encodes MAIQPTRDDKFSFGLWTVGWEAQDQFGSATRPPLDTVEAINRLSDLGAYGITFHDNDLFPFGCSAADRQREIDRLTGALKATGMVVPMITTNLFSHPVFKDGGFTSNDRGVRRFALRKVLENIDLAAELGAETFVMWGGREGSEYDAAKDIRGALERYREAVNLLGDYVTDKGYNIRFAIEPKPNEPRGDILLPTLGHALAFIETLERPELVGINPETGHEQMAGLNFTHGIAQALYQGKLFHIDLNGQRSIKFDQDLVFGHGDLQNAFSLVDLLENGGPQGGPAYNGPRHFDYKPSRTEDINGVWDSAAANMQTYLLLKERAKAFRSDPEVQAALEASRVSEINVPTLNPGEGYEQLLADRSSYEDFDADAYFGGKGFGFVKLQQLFIEHLLGAR